A portion of the Thermosediminibacter oceani DSM 16646 genome contains these proteins:
- the istB gene encoding IS21-like element helper ATPase IstB, with protein sequence MIDLEKARSHLEELGLLNAASFLDALLERAQRQNSTYLDFLNNLLEAELAERQRRNIEVRSKLARLPYRKTLTEFDFAFQPSIDEKLIKELATMAFVHRVENVIFLGPPGVGKTHLAVALAIEALSCGISVYFTSLSRLIEDLKKAYKESRLERRMRIYTRPKLLVIDEVGYLPLDGLGSNLFFQLISARYEKGSIILTSNKGFGEWGELMGDPVLATAVLDRLLHHAHIINIRGNSYRLKDRLKTGLYGNQHNNA encoded by the coding sequence ATGATAGACCTTGAAAAAGCTCGGTCCCACCTTGAAGAACTGGGGCTTTTAAACGCAGCATCTTTCCTTGACGCCCTCCTTGAAAGAGCTCAACGCCAAAATAGCACGTATCTTGATTTCTTAAATAACCTGCTCGAGGCTGAACTTGCTGAAAGGCAAAGGCGGAATATCGAGGTAAGGTCAAAACTTGCCCGGCTTCCATACCGCAAGACTCTAACCGAATTTGACTTTGCCTTCCAGCCCAGCATCGATGAAAAACTGATAAAAGAGCTTGCCACAATGGCCTTTGTCCACCGGGTAGAAAACGTAATATTTCTTGGCCCGCCTGGAGTAGGGAAGACGCACCTTGCCGTGGCTCTTGCTATAGAAGCCCTATCTTGTGGTATATCAGTCTACTTCACGAGTCTTTCTAGGCTCATTGAGGACCTCAAAAAGGCATATAAAGAAAGCCGGTTAGAAAGGCGAATGAGGATCTACACTAGGCCCAAGCTCCTTGTAATCGATGAAGTAGGCTATCTTCCATTAGATGGCCTTGGCTCGAACCTCTTTTTCCAGCTAATAAGTGCCCGATATGAAAAGGGGAGCATAATACTTACCAGCAACAAAGGCTTTGGAGAATGGGGGGAGCTCATGGGAGACCCTGTACTTGCTACTGCAGTGTTGGATAGACTATTACACCATGCCCACATAATCAACATAAGGGGCAACAGCTACCGCCTAAAGGACAGGCTAAAGACCGGGTTGTATGGTAACCAACATAATAATGCTTAA